In Cheilinus undulatus linkage group 16, ASM1832078v1, whole genome shotgun sequence, one DNA window encodes the following:
- the cibar1 gene encoding protein FAM92A isoform X1, translating to MSRTPDARARDNQTRKIQENITNVEKHFGEMCQLFAAYARKTARLRDKADLLVREIGVYADTETPNLKKGLKQFADHLAKVEDYRQAEVERLEAKVIEPLKSYGAVVKRKREDLKATQSARDREAKQMAQLERTRQRNPSDRQIISQAESELQRATMDATRTTRQLEETIDEFEMQKIRDIKRIFGEFMTVEMSFHAKALEVYTLAYQSIQSVDEEEDLEVFRSSLHPPDYQSRLDIVRANSKTSLDRTGSFLSTSGTLQQQRTGNRQTRREEEEEEDEEDEEESEEEDEEDDTDDEN from the exons atGAGTCGAACACCGGATGCACGAGCGAG GGACAACCAGACAAGAAAGATCCAGGAAAATATCACCaatgtggaaaaacattttGGAGAGATGTGCCAACTGTTTGCTGCCTACGCCCGTAAAACAGCACGGCTACGAGACAAGGCCGATTTACTGGTTCGGGAAATAGGCGTGTatgcagacacagaaacaccaaacctgaaaaagggattGAAGCAGTTCGCTGACCACCTTGCTAAGGTTGAGGACTACCGCCAAGCTGAG GTGGAAAGACTTGAAGCCAAAGTCATAGAGCCGTTAAAAAGCTATGGAGCTGTTGTGAAACGTAAAAGG GAAGATCTGAAAGCTACTCAGAGtgccagagacagagaggccaAACAGATGGCTCAGCTTGAGAGGACTAGACAGAGAAACCCCTCCGACAGGCAGATCATT TCTCAG GCTGAGAGCGAGCTCCAAAGAGCCACCATGGACGCCACACGGACCACCAGGCAGCTGGAGGAGACCATAGACGAGTTTGAGATGCAGAAGATCCGGGACATCAAG AGGATCTTTGGAGAGTTTATGACAGTGGAAATGTCATTCCATGCAAAGGCTTTGGAAGTGTACACACTGGCCTACCAGAGCATTCAGAGTGTAGATGAGGAGGAGGACCTGGAG GTGTTCAGGAGCTCGCTGCATCCCCCTGACTACCAATCACGCTTAGACATAGTGAGAGCTAATTCCAAAACCTCCCTTGATCGGACCGGGTCCTTCCTCAGTACATCAGGGACTTTGCAG CAACAAAGAACCGGCAACCGGCAGacaaggagagaggaggaggaagaggaagacgaggaggatgaggaggaatcagaagaggaggatgaagaagatGACACAGATGATGAAAATTAA
- the cibar1 gene encoding protein FAM92A isoform X2 translates to MSRTPDARARDNQTRKIQENITNVEKHFGEMCQLFAAYARKTARLRDKADLLVREIGVYADTETPNLKKGLKQFADHLAKVEDYRQAEVERLEAKVIEPLKSYGAVVKRKREDLKATQSARDREAKQMAQLERTRQRNPSDRQIISQAESELQRATMDATRTTRQLEETIDEFEMQKIRDIKVFRSSLHPPDYQSRLDIVRANSKTSLDRTGSFLSTSGTLQQQRTGNRQTRREEEEEEDEEDEEESEEEDEEDDTDDEN, encoded by the exons atGAGTCGAACACCGGATGCACGAGCGAG GGACAACCAGACAAGAAAGATCCAGGAAAATATCACCaatgtggaaaaacattttGGAGAGATGTGCCAACTGTTTGCTGCCTACGCCCGTAAAACAGCACGGCTACGAGACAAGGCCGATTTACTGGTTCGGGAAATAGGCGTGTatgcagacacagaaacaccaaacctgaaaaagggattGAAGCAGTTCGCTGACCACCTTGCTAAGGTTGAGGACTACCGCCAAGCTGAG GTGGAAAGACTTGAAGCCAAAGTCATAGAGCCGTTAAAAAGCTATGGAGCTGTTGTGAAACGTAAAAGG GAAGATCTGAAAGCTACTCAGAGtgccagagacagagaggccaAACAGATGGCTCAGCTTGAGAGGACTAGACAGAGAAACCCCTCCGACAGGCAGATCATT TCTCAG GCTGAGAGCGAGCTCCAAAGAGCCACCATGGACGCCACACGGACCACCAGGCAGCTGGAGGAGACCATAGACGAGTTTGAGATGCAGAAGATCCGGGACATCAAG GTGTTCAGGAGCTCGCTGCATCCCCCTGACTACCAATCACGCTTAGACATAGTGAGAGCTAATTCCAAAACCTCCCTTGATCGGACCGGGTCCTTCCTCAGTACATCAGGGACTTTGCAG CAACAAAGAACCGGCAACCGGCAGacaaggagagaggaggaggaagaggaagacgaggaggatgaggaggaatcagaagaggaggatgaagaagatGACACAGATGATGAAAATTAA